The following DNA comes from Longimicrobium sp..
GACCGCGCGCCGGCTTCGCACCAACACCGAGGAACAGCAATAACGGAGGGTTCGGTGCGCGCACGGAGTTCCTCCGTTACCTCCGTTCCCTCCGTGTGAGGTACCAAGGCATGGCAGGGTGCGCCCGACGCTCGCGAGCAGCCACGAGGCCGGGGCTGCAGTCCCGCAGGGACTTTGTGCTGTTGTTGCCCGCCAATTCATTGGCGGGGTGAGGGGCGGCGGCTCGCGCGCTGCCGGCTTCCTTGCCGCCAATTCCATTTGGCAGGTCACCGGCCGGGCCGCCGGAGGTGCTGGGACCGGTGCCGGGGGAGGGAAACCCCGGAAGCCGCAAGCGATTGTCCCGCCGGTCGCTTGCCGCCTCCGCGGGGGCGGCTTACAATGTCGCCCTCTTTTGCCTGGGAGGTCCGTGGCGCAGGACAGAACCATCGTCATCGCGCTGGGCGGCAACGCGCTGGCCCAGCCGGGCGAAGAGGGAACCATCACCCAGCAGTTCGGGCACACGCGCGAAAGCCTGGGCGCCGTGGTGGCGCTGGCCCGCGAGGGGTGGCGCATCGCCATCGTGCACGGCAACGGGCCGCAGGTGGGGAACGAGCTGATCCGCAACGAGCAGTCGCGCGACCTGGTTCCCCCGCTTCCGCTGGGCGTGCTGGTCGCGGCGACGGAGGGGTGGATCGGCTACATGATCCAGCAGTCGCTGCAGAACGCGCTGCGCCGCGCGGGCGTGGACCGGCAGGTGGTGACGCTCGTCACCCAGGTGGTGGTCGACCCGAACGACCCGGAGCTGGAGCGCCCCACCAAGCCCATCGGCCGCACCATGGACGAGGCGACGGCGCGCTCGCTGGCCGCCGAGCTGGGCGGCGACGTGGCCGAGACCAGGGGCGGCTGGCGGCGCGTGGTTCCCAGCCCGCGGCCCACGGCCATCGTGGAGCGCCCGATGATCCGCTCGCTGGTGGCGGAAGGGCACCTGGTGATCGCGGCGGGCGGCGGGGGATGCCCCGTGTACCCCGACCCGCGCTGGGGCGGCGGGTTCGAGGGAATCGACGCGGTGGTGGACAAGGACCGCGCGGCCGCCATCCTGGCGCGCGACATCGGCGCCGAGGTGCTGGTGATCCTGACCGACGTGGAGTGCGTCTACGCCGATTACGGCGGGGAGGCGCAGCGCGCGCTCGGGCGGATCACGGTGGACGAGGCCGAGCGTCTCCTCCGCTCCGGCGAGCTGGGCGAGGGAAGCATGGCGCCGAAGGTAGAGGCCGCGGCCGGCTTCGTGCGCAGCGGTGGCGGCCGCGCGGTGATCGCGCGGCTGGACCAGGGGCGGGAGGCGGTGGCGGGGCAGGCGGGAACGGAGATCGTGCCAAGTGCCTAGTGCCAAGTGCCAAGTAACGACCGCGATGGGGGGCAGCGTCGCGGGTACTAGGCACTAGGCACTTGGCACTAGGCACTTTGGGTTCACTTTCAACGCGGACGCAGACTCGCGTGAACATCCACGAATACCAGGCGAAGGAGCTGCTCGTCGCCCAGGGGATCCCGGTTCCCATGGGCGAGGTGGCCACCACGCCCGAAGAGGCCGAGGCCATCGCCCGCAGGCTGGGCGGCGCCGTGGTCATCAAGGCGCAGGTGCACGCCGGCGGCCGCGGCAAGGCCGGCGGCGTGAAGCTGGCCAGGACCCCCGAGGAGGCGAAGGAGAAGGCCGGCGCCATCCTGGGGATGCAGATCAAGGGGCTCACCGTGCACAAGGTGCTCATCGCCCCCGCCGAGGACATCGCCAGCGAGGCGTACGTCGGCATCATCCTGGACCGCGCATCCAAGGCGCCGGTGTGGATGGTCTCGGCCGCGGGCGGCGTGGACATCGAGGAGGTGGCCGTCACCGATCCCGAGAAGATCACCAAGCTCGCGGTCGATCCCCGCTTCGGCTTCCTTCCGCACCAGGCGTATCTGCTCGCGACGAAGCTGTACAGCGACGTGAAGCAGCAGCGCGCGGCCGCGCAGATCCTGCTGAAGCTCTACAGGGCG
Coding sequences within:
- a CDS encoding carbamate kinase — translated: MAQDRTIVIALGGNALAQPGEEGTITQQFGHTRESLGAVVALAREGWRIAIVHGNGPQVGNELIRNEQSRDLVPPLPLGVLVAATEGWIGYMIQQSLQNALRRAGVDRQVVTLVTQVVVDPNDPELERPTKPIGRTMDEATARSLAAELGGDVAETRGGWRRVVPSPRPTAIVERPMIRSLVAEGHLVIAAGGGGCPVYPDPRWGGGFEGIDAVVDKDRAAAILARDIGAEVLVILTDVECVYADYGGEAQRALGRITVDEAERLLRSGELGEGSMAPKVEAAAGFVRSGGGRAVIARLDQGREAVAGQAGTEIVPSA